One part of the Ornithodoros turicata isolate Travis chromosome 2, ASM3712646v1, whole genome shotgun sequence genome encodes these proteins:
- the LOC135385955 gene encoding transcription factor Adf-1-like: MAQPSGRFPTGDFIAEIRSYPCLYDESLPTYKDTVLKRSIWCEIGLKFGITGKECESKWKNLQDRCVKHQRSSAGAPNWEYYDLLKGIIGVSGSISQSIITNIPERSSTSTTSSCSSPSTSTAVGVLNLMYEDEQYEEVFVQPDAVLLSSQEASIAEVPSAARKRPQESCSAAGRNKKSKPSNPIDESIQRSLDACSSKLQSIEADKDESYYFCQFIAMRLRELDKSQRREAFHKIEKTMYELELRSGNF; the protein is encoded by the exons ATGGCGCAGCCAAGTGGACGCTTTCCAACGGGAGATTTTATTGCAGAAATCAGATCATACCCATGCTTGTACGATGAATCACTGCCAACGTACAAGGATACGGTGCTAAAGAGAAGTATTTGGTGCGAAATCGGACTAAAATTTGGCATTACTG GAAAGGAGTGTGAAAGTAAATGGAAGAACTTACAAGATCGTTGTGTTAAGCATCAAAGAAGCAGTGCTGGAGCACCAAACTGGGAGTATTACGATTTATTGAAAGGCATAATTGGAGTTTCAGGGAGTATCTCTCAAAG CATCATAACAAACATCCCGGAACGTAGCAG TACCTCTACCACATCAAGCTGTTCCAGCCCCAGCACTAGCACAGCAGTGGGAGTTCTCAATTTGAT GTATGAAGATGAACAGTATGAGGAGGTGTTCGTGCAGCCTGATGCCGTTCTGCTATCGTCGCAGGAGGCAAGCATCGCCGA GGTGCCTTCGGCTGCACGAAAAAGGCCACAGGAAAGCTGTAGTGCAGCAGGCAG GAACAAGAAATCAAAACCAAGCAACCCAATTGACGAATCTATACAGAGGTCCTTAGATGCCTGTTCTTCTAAACTGCAGAGCATAGAAGCCGACAAAGATGAAAGCTATTACTTCTGTCAGTTTATAGCTATGCGCCTGCGCGAACTAGACAAATCCCAAAGAAGAGAGGCATTCCACAAGATAGAGAAAACCATGTATGAATTGGAGCTCAGGAGTGGCAATTTTTGA